A genomic window from Buteo buteo chromosome 13, bButBut1.hap1.1, whole genome shotgun sequence includes:
- the USP36 gene encoding ubiquitin carboxyl-terminal hydrolase 36 isoform X4, with translation MPGPSGPTMPQIVEKLREVLKSGRRETGDDGELGRLLAASAKKVLLQKIEFEPASRGFSGQLELLRGKYVLLNPRTGTETASRHGGLEEKGRCKEEGGDHAGAEDGIPTPQKVLFPAERLSMKWERIYRIGAGLHNLGNTCFLNSTVQCLTYTPPLANYLLSKEHSRTCQQGGFCMMCIMQNHTIQAFANSGNAIKPVSFIRDLKKIAPNIRFGRQEDAHEFLRYTIDAMQKACLNGCTKLDRQTQATTLIHQIFGGYLRSRVKCSVCKGVSDTYDPYLDLTLEIGQAANIVRALELFVKPDMLGGENAYMCAKCKKKVSASKRFTIHRASNVLTLSLKRFADFGGGKITKDVGYPEFLNVRPYMSQNKGDPVMYELYAVLVHSGYSCHAGHYYCYVKASNGQWYQMNDDVVRCSNIKVVLNQQAYVLFYLRIPSPRKRSEGTIARAASCLSGRTRSIVSDQVKKTVNFRSLSSPPMGRRPDMLPGKKLLGKKLPEPEEVGVPVARSTVGTGPKLSNGTTPPKLPAGFPSPKLPLRATHSATALPKEAARKPKKPLSFPQLPPVPRAGQGFCNTSNASGAKAGLSQQRSWESKQPPTSSKLLLEPTSSQEPGGSEENTRTLEKDSCGSSADSPVHGTPGKLAKASQKAESKTSSFCTSQETDCGTDLLAGPGTELAASKDSKLAKPKSSLLANAALEPGSTVSPPPAKKLALSAKKGSTPRKASGSDRHTQPHPQFADRTCPTNTTHSESTPQPFGKSSREKGTPGSSKKKQQKQHRGAVGSSRALAVKDKDEVSNPPTKEKKLIQEGLVSLVGKEAAGKGPSSGQEGLGSRNLESWPKPQVSDPSASLDKESVYLFKKKKKKKKRRRMEETEEHCPGMLSSDSSRRAEMEPSRKKQRWSVEAGAGKSEHRKRKRRESLSSPALEQPAANGVYATNGTPVAASSQAGDGYRCCLAAPSPETCHGIGIAPGSQKESSVVEELLGHSLDKAYGKQVLTWEGKISAVSQDAIQDVAWARSETVIDEWDEDFDRGKVKKIKLKQERRRRFISFQELQSKRNFWSVTHPAKVAGLSHRL, from the exons AGATCGTGGAGAAGCTGAGGGAGGTGCTGAAGTCGGGGCGGCGGGAGACGGGCGATGATGGGGAGCTGGGCCGGCTGCTGGCCGCCTCGGCCAagaaggtgctgctgcagaagaTCGAGTTCGAGCCCGCCAGCCGCGGCTTCTCCggccagctggagctgctgcggGGGAAGTACGTGCTGCTCAATCCCCGGACCGGCACCGAGACCGCCAGCCGCCACGGCGGCCTCGAGGAGAAAGGGCGCTGCAAGGAAG AAGGTGGCGACCATGCTGGCGCGGAGGACGGCATCCCCACACCCCAGAAGGTGCTCTTCCCTGCGGAGCGCCTCTCCATGAAGTGGGAGCGGATCTACCGCATCGGTGCCGGGCTGCACAACCTAGGGAACACCTGCTTCCTCAATTCCACGGTGCAGTGTCTGACCTACACGCCGCCGCTCGCCAACTACCTGCTCTCCAAGGAGCACAGCCGCACCT gTCAACAAGGAGGCTTTTGCATGATGTGCATTATGCAGAACCACACCATCCAGGCTTTTGCCAACAGCGGCAATGCAATAAAGCCAGTGTCCTTCATCCGAGACCTCAAGA AGATTGCCCCGAACATCCGCTTTGGGAGACAGGAGGACGCACATGAGTTCCTGCGTTACACCATTGATGCCATGCAGAAGGCCTGCTTGAATGGCTGTACCAA GTTGGATCGCCAGACCCAGGCCACGACGCTGATTCACCAGATCTTTGGCGGTTACCTGCGGTCCCGTG tgaAGTGCTCGGTGTGCAAGGGCGTCTCGGACACCTATGATCCTTACCTGGACCTGACACTGGAGATTGGG CAAGCCGCAAACATAGTGCGGGCGCTGGAGCTGTTTGTGAAGCCAGACATGCTGGGGGGTGAGAACGCCTACATGTGTGCCAA ATGCAAGAAGAAAGTGTCGGCCAGCAAACGCTTCACCATTCACCGAGCCTCCAATGTTCTCACGCTCTCACTGAAGCGCTTTGCTGACTTCGGTGGAGGCAAAATCACAAAG GACGTGGGGTACCCTGAGTTCTTGAACGTCCGCCCTTACATGTCTCAGAACAAGGGGGATCCTGTCATGTACGAACTCTATGCAGTGCTGGTGCACTCTGGCTACAGCTGCCACGCAGGGCATTATTACTGCTATGTGAAG GCCAGTAATGGGCAGTGGTATCAAATGAACGATGATGTGGTCCGCTGCAGCAATATCAAAGTGGTCCTCAACCAGCAGGCCTACGTGCTGTTCTACCTGAG AATCCCCAGCCCCAGGAAAAGGTCAGAGGGGACCATTGccagagctgcctcctgcctgtcTGGCCGCACTCGCAGCATCGTCTCTGATCAGGTCAAGAAAACTGTGAACTTCAGGTCCCTGTCTTCACCGCCAATGGGCCGG AGACCAGACATGCTGCCGGGGAAGAAGCTGCTGGGGAAGAAGCTGCCAGAGCCAGAGGAGGTCGGAGTCCCTGTGGCCCGCAGCACGGTCGGGACAGGGCCGAAGCTGTCGAATGGAACCACTCCACCGAAACTGCCTGCTGGGTTCCCATCACCCAAACTGCCTCTCAGAGCCACCCACTCGGCCACAGCACTGCCCAAGGAGGCAGCCCGGAAGCCCAAGAAGCCACTCTCCTTTCCACAGCTGCCTCCTGTGCCCAGAGCAGGTCAGGGCTTCTGCAACACCAGCAATGCAAGTGGGGCCAAagcagggctgtcccagcagAGATCCTGGGAGAGCAAGCAGCCACCTACCTCAtccaagctgctgctggagcccaCCTCCAGCCAGGAGCCTGGGGGCAGTGAGGAGAACACCAGGACCCTGGAGAAGGACTCCTGTGGCAGCAGTGCTGACAGCCCAGTGCATGGCACACCGGGAAAGCTGGCCAAAGCGTCCCAGAAGGCCgagagcaaaaccagcagcttctgtaCCTCTCAGGAAACGGACTGTGGCACGGACCTCCTTGCTGGCCCTGGCACCGAGCTGGCTGCCTCCAAAGACTCCAAGTTGGCAAAACCTAAATCCTCCCTGTTGGCCAACGCTGCTCTGGAGCCAGGCAGCACTGTGTCACCGCCACCAGCCAAGAAGCTGGCACTCTCTGCCAAAAAG GGCAGCACCCCGCGGAAGGCGAGCGGAAGTGACCGCCACACACAACCTCACCCACAATTTGCTGACCGCACCTGCCCCACGAACACCACCCACTCTGAGTCCACTCCCCAGCCTTTCGGCAAGTCAAG cagggagaagggcaCCCCCGGTTCCtccaaaaagaagcagcaaaagcagcatcGTGGAGCAGTTGGCAGCTCTCGTGCTCTAGCTGTGAAGGACAAGGATGAAGTCTCCAACCCCCCCACGAAGGAGAAGAAACTCATTCAGGAGGGCTTGGTGTCCCTCGTGGGGAAGGAGGCGGCAGGCAAGGGTCCCAGCAGTGGCCAGGAGGGGCTGGGCTCTCGGAACCTGGAGAGCTGGCCCAAGCCACAGGTGTCAGACCCCAGTGCTTCCCTGGACAAGGAATCCGTCTACCTCttcaagaagaagaagaaaaagaagaagaggaggagaatggaggagacagaagagcactGCCCTGGGATGCTGTCCTCGGACAG ctctAGGAGGGCTGAGATGGAGCCCTCGAGGAAAAAGCAGCGGTGGAGTGTGGAGGCTGGTGCTGGAAAGAGCGAGCACCGCAAGCGCAAGCGGAGGGAAAGCCTCAGCAGCCCAGCCTTGGAGCAGCCAGCTGCCAACGGTGTCTATGCCACAAACGGCACCCCAG TGGCAGCGTCCAGCCAGGCTGGAGATGGGTACAGGTGTTGCCTGGCTGCCCCGAGCCCTGAGACCTGCCATGGGATTGGCATAGCACCTGGGAGCCAGAAGGAGTCCAGCGTGGTGGAGGAGCTGCTTGGGCACTCCTTGGACAAGGCTTATGGCAAACAAG TCTTGACCTGGGAAGGCAAGATCTCAGCTGTCAGCCAGGATGCCATTCAAGATGTAGCGTGGGCCCGGAGCGAGACTGTCATCGATGAGTGGGACGAGGATTTTGACAGAGGGAAG GTAAAGAAGATTAAACTGAAGCAGGAACGGAGGAGACGCTTCATTTCCTTCCAAGAGCTGCAGAGCAAGCGCAACTTCTGGTCCGTGACTCACCCTGCCAAGGTGGCCGGCCTGAGCCACCGGCTCTGA
- the USP36 gene encoding ubiquitin carboxyl-terminal hydrolase 36 isoform X1, with protein MPGPSGPTMPQIVEKLREVLKSGRRETGDDGELGRLLAASAKKVLLQKIEFEPASRGFSGQLELLRGKYVLLNPRTGTETASRHGGLEEKGRCKEEGGDHAGAEDGIPTPQKVLFPAERLSMKWERIYRIGAGLHNLGNTCFLNSTVQCLTYTPPLANYLLSKEHSRTCQQGGFCMMCIMQNHTIQAFANSGNAIKPVSFIRDLKKIAPNIRFGRQEDAHEFLRYTIDAMQKACLNGCTKLDRQTQATTLIHQIFGGYLRSRVKCSVCKGVSDTYDPYLDLTLEIGQAANIVRALELFVKPDMLGGENAYMCAKCKKKVSASKRFTIHRASNVLTLSLKRFADFGGGKITKDVGYPEFLNVRPYMSQNKGDPVMYELYAVLVHSGYSCHAGHYYCYVKASNGQWYQMNDDVVRCSNIKVVLNQQAYVLFYLRIPSPRKRSEGTIARAASCLSGRTRSIVSDQVKKTVNFRSLSSPPMGRRPDMLPGKKLLGKKLPEPEEVGVPVARSTVGTGPKLSNGTTPPKLPAGFPSPKLPLRATHSATALPKEAARKPKKPLSFPQLPPVPRAGQGFCNTSNASGAKAGLSQQRSWESKQPPTSSKLLLEPTSSQEPGGSEENTRTLEKDSCGSSADSPVHGTPGKLAKASQKAESKTSSFCTSQETDCGTDLLAGPGTELAASKDSKLAKPKSSLLANAALEPGSTVSPPPAKKLALSAKKGSTPRKASGSDRHTQPHPQFADRTCPTNTTHSESTPQPFGKSRLSSSALKMPNPEKPTFSFILISAPWLPASPLTNGSTAHPSHYLPSCSREKGTPGSSKKKQQKQHRGAVGSSRALAVKDKDEVSNPPTKEKKLIQEGLVSLVGKEAAGKGPSSGQEGLGSRNLESWPKPQVSDPSASLDKESVYLFKKKKKKKKRRRMEETEEHCPGMLSSDSSRRAEMEPSRKKQRWSVEAGAGKSEHRKRKRRESLSSPALEQPAANGVYATNGTPVAASSQAGDGYRCCLAAPSPETCHGIGIAPGSQKESSVVEELLGHSLDKAYGKQVLTWEGKISAVSQDAIQDVAWARSETVIDEWDEDFDRGKVKKIKLKQERRRRFISFQELQSKRNFWSVTHPAKVAGLSHRL; from the exons AGATCGTGGAGAAGCTGAGGGAGGTGCTGAAGTCGGGGCGGCGGGAGACGGGCGATGATGGGGAGCTGGGCCGGCTGCTGGCCGCCTCGGCCAagaaggtgctgctgcagaagaTCGAGTTCGAGCCCGCCAGCCGCGGCTTCTCCggccagctggagctgctgcggGGGAAGTACGTGCTGCTCAATCCCCGGACCGGCACCGAGACCGCCAGCCGCCACGGCGGCCTCGAGGAGAAAGGGCGCTGCAAGGAAG AAGGTGGCGACCATGCTGGCGCGGAGGACGGCATCCCCACACCCCAGAAGGTGCTCTTCCCTGCGGAGCGCCTCTCCATGAAGTGGGAGCGGATCTACCGCATCGGTGCCGGGCTGCACAACCTAGGGAACACCTGCTTCCTCAATTCCACGGTGCAGTGTCTGACCTACACGCCGCCGCTCGCCAACTACCTGCTCTCCAAGGAGCACAGCCGCACCT gTCAACAAGGAGGCTTTTGCATGATGTGCATTATGCAGAACCACACCATCCAGGCTTTTGCCAACAGCGGCAATGCAATAAAGCCAGTGTCCTTCATCCGAGACCTCAAGA AGATTGCCCCGAACATCCGCTTTGGGAGACAGGAGGACGCACATGAGTTCCTGCGTTACACCATTGATGCCATGCAGAAGGCCTGCTTGAATGGCTGTACCAA GTTGGATCGCCAGACCCAGGCCACGACGCTGATTCACCAGATCTTTGGCGGTTACCTGCGGTCCCGTG tgaAGTGCTCGGTGTGCAAGGGCGTCTCGGACACCTATGATCCTTACCTGGACCTGACACTGGAGATTGGG CAAGCCGCAAACATAGTGCGGGCGCTGGAGCTGTTTGTGAAGCCAGACATGCTGGGGGGTGAGAACGCCTACATGTGTGCCAA ATGCAAGAAGAAAGTGTCGGCCAGCAAACGCTTCACCATTCACCGAGCCTCCAATGTTCTCACGCTCTCACTGAAGCGCTTTGCTGACTTCGGTGGAGGCAAAATCACAAAG GACGTGGGGTACCCTGAGTTCTTGAACGTCCGCCCTTACATGTCTCAGAACAAGGGGGATCCTGTCATGTACGAACTCTATGCAGTGCTGGTGCACTCTGGCTACAGCTGCCACGCAGGGCATTATTACTGCTATGTGAAG GCCAGTAATGGGCAGTGGTATCAAATGAACGATGATGTGGTCCGCTGCAGCAATATCAAAGTGGTCCTCAACCAGCAGGCCTACGTGCTGTTCTACCTGAG AATCCCCAGCCCCAGGAAAAGGTCAGAGGGGACCATTGccagagctgcctcctgcctgtcTGGCCGCACTCGCAGCATCGTCTCTGATCAGGTCAAGAAAACTGTGAACTTCAGGTCCCTGTCTTCACCGCCAATGGGCCGG AGACCAGACATGCTGCCGGGGAAGAAGCTGCTGGGGAAGAAGCTGCCAGAGCCAGAGGAGGTCGGAGTCCCTGTGGCCCGCAGCACGGTCGGGACAGGGCCGAAGCTGTCGAATGGAACCACTCCACCGAAACTGCCTGCTGGGTTCCCATCACCCAAACTGCCTCTCAGAGCCACCCACTCGGCCACAGCACTGCCCAAGGAGGCAGCCCGGAAGCCCAAGAAGCCACTCTCCTTTCCACAGCTGCCTCCTGTGCCCAGAGCAGGTCAGGGCTTCTGCAACACCAGCAATGCAAGTGGGGCCAAagcagggctgtcccagcagAGATCCTGGGAGAGCAAGCAGCCACCTACCTCAtccaagctgctgctggagcccaCCTCCAGCCAGGAGCCTGGGGGCAGTGAGGAGAACACCAGGACCCTGGAGAAGGACTCCTGTGGCAGCAGTGCTGACAGCCCAGTGCATGGCACACCGGGAAAGCTGGCCAAAGCGTCCCAGAAGGCCgagagcaaaaccagcagcttctgtaCCTCTCAGGAAACGGACTGTGGCACGGACCTCCTTGCTGGCCCTGGCACCGAGCTGGCTGCCTCCAAAGACTCCAAGTTGGCAAAACCTAAATCCTCCCTGTTGGCCAACGCTGCTCTGGAGCCAGGCAGCACTGTGTCACCGCCACCAGCCAAGAAGCTGGCACTCTCTGCCAAAAAG GGCAGCACCCCGCGGAAGGCGAGCGGAAGTGACCGCCACACACAACCTCACCCACAATTTGCTGACCGCACCTGCCCCACGAACACCACCCACTCTGAGTCCACTCCCCAGCCTTTCGGCAAGTCAAG GCTGTCCTCATCTGCTCTCAAAATGCCAAATCCTGAAAAGCCTACCTTCAGCTTCATCCTCATCTCAGCCCCTTGgctcccagcctcccccctgACCAACGGTTCCACTGCCCACCCTTCACACTACCTTCCTTCatgcagcagggagaagggcaCCCCCGGTTCCtccaaaaagaagcagcaaaagcagcatcGTGGAGCAGTTGGCAGCTCTCGTGCTCTAGCTGTGAAGGACAAGGATGAAGTCTCCAACCCCCCCACGAAGGAGAAGAAACTCATTCAGGAGGGCTTGGTGTCCCTCGTGGGGAAGGAGGCGGCAGGCAAGGGTCCCAGCAGTGGCCAGGAGGGGCTGGGCTCTCGGAACCTGGAGAGCTGGCCCAAGCCACAGGTGTCAGACCCCAGTGCTTCCCTGGACAAGGAATCCGTCTACCTCttcaagaagaagaagaaaaagaagaagaggaggagaatggaggagacagaagagcactGCCCTGGGATGCTGTCCTCGGACAG ctctAGGAGGGCTGAGATGGAGCCCTCGAGGAAAAAGCAGCGGTGGAGTGTGGAGGCTGGTGCTGGAAAGAGCGAGCACCGCAAGCGCAAGCGGAGGGAAAGCCTCAGCAGCCCAGCCTTGGAGCAGCCAGCTGCCAACGGTGTCTATGCCACAAACGGCACCCCAG TGGCAGCGTCCAGCCAGGCTGGAGATGGGTACAGGTGTTGCCTGGCTGCCCCGAGCCCTGAGACCTGCCATGGGATTGGCATAGCACCTGGGAGCCAGAAGGAGTCCAGCGTGGTGGAGGAGCTGCTTGGGCACTCCTTGGACAAGGCTTATGGCAAACAAG TCTTGACCTGGGAAGGCAAGATCTCAGCTGTCAGCCAGGATGCCATTCAAGATGTAGCGTGGGCCCGGAGCGAGACTGTCATCGATGAGTGGGACGAGGATTTTGACAGAGGGAAG GTAAAGAAGATTAAACTGAAGCAGGAACGGAGGAGACGCTTCATTTCCTTCCAAGAGCTGCAGAGCAAGCGCAACTTCTGGTCCGTGACTCACCCTGCCAAGGTGGCCGGCCTGAGCCACCGGCTCTGA
- the USP36 gene encoding ubiquitin carboxyl-terminal hydrolase 36 isoform X2, with product MPGPSGPTMPQIVEKLREVLKSGRRETGDDGELGRLLAASAKKVLLQKIEFEPASRGFSGQLELLRGKYVLLNPRTGTETASRHGGLEEKGRCKEGGDHAGAEDGIPTPQKVLFPAERLSMKWERIYRIGAGLHNLGNTCFLNSTVQCLTYTPPLANYLLSKEHSRTCQQGGFCMMCIMQNHTIQAFANSGNAIKPVSFIRDLKKIAPNIRFGRQEDAHEFLRYTIDAMQKACLNGCTKLDRQTQATTLIHQIFGGYLRSRVKCSVCKGVSDTYDPYLDLTLEIGQAANIVRALELFVKPDMLGGENAYMCAKCKKKVSASKRFTIHRASNVLTLSLKRFADFGGGKITKDVGYPEFLNVRPYMSQNKGDPVMYELYAVLVHSGYSCHAGHYYCYVKASNGQWYQMNDDVVRCSNIKVVLNQQAYVLFYLRIPSPRKRSEGTIARAASCLSGRTRSIVSDQVKKTVNFRSLSSPPMGRRPDMLPGKKLLGKKLPEPEEVGVPVARSTVGTGPKLSNGTTPPKLPAGFPSPKLPLRATHSATALPKEAARKPKKPLSFPQLPPVPRAGQGFCNTSNASGAKAGLSQQRSWESKQPPTSSKLLLEPTSSQEPGGSEENTRTLEKDSCGSSADSPVHGTPGKLAKASQKAESKTSSFCTSQETDCGTDLLAGPGTELAASKDSKLAKPKSSLLANAALEPGSTVSPPPAKKLALSAKKGSTPRKASGSDRHTQPHPQFADRTCPTNTTHSESTPQPFGKSRLSSSALKMPNPEKPTFSFILISAPWLPASPLTNGSTAHPSHYLPSCSREKGTPGSSKKKQQKQHRGAVGSSRALAVKDKDEVSNPPTKEKKLIQEGLVSLVGKEAAGKGPSSGQEGLGSRNLESWPKPQVSDPSASLDKESVYLFKKKKKKKKRRRMEETEEHCPGMLSSDSSRRAEMEPSRKKQRWSVEAGAGKSEHRKRKRRESLSSPALEQPAANGVYATNGTPVAASSQAGDGYRCCLAAPSPETCHGIGIAPGSQKESSVVEELLGHSLDKAYGKQVLTWEGKISAVSQDAIQDVAWARSETVIDEWDEDFDRGKVKKIKLKQERRRRFISFQELQSKRNFWSVTHPAKVAGLSHRL from the exons AGATCGTGGAGAAGCTGAGGGAGGTGCTGAAGTCGGGGCGGCGGGAGACGGGCGATGATGGGGAGCTGGGCCGGCTGCTGGCCGCCTCGGCCAagaaggtgctgctgcagaagaTCGAGTTCGAGCCCGCCAGCCGCGGCTTCTCCggccagctggagctgctgcggGGGAAGTACGTGCTGCTCAATCCCCGGACCGGCACCGAGACCGCCAGCCGCCACGGCGGCCTCGAGGAGAAAGGGCGCTGCAAGGAAG GTGGCGACCATGCTGGCGCGGAGGACGGCATCCCCACACCCCAGAAGGTGCTCTTCCCTGCGGAGCGCCTCTCCATGAAGTGGGAGCGGATCTACCGCATCGGTGCCGGGCTGCACAACCTAGGGAACACCTGCTTCCTCAATTCCACGGTGCAGTGTCTGACCTACACGCCGCCGCTCGCCAACTACCTGCTCTCCAAGGAGCACAGCCGCACCT gTCAACAAGGAGGCTTTTGCATGATGTGCATTATGCAGAACCACACCATCCAGGCTTTTGCCAACAGCGGCAATGCAATAAAGCCAGTGTCCTTCATCCGAGACCTCAAGA AGATTGCCCCGAACATCCGCTTTGGGAGACAGGAGGACGCACATGAGTTCCTGCGTTACACCATTGATGCCATGCAGAAGGCCTGCTTGAATGGCTGTACCAA GTTGGATCGCCAGACCCAGGCCACGACGCTGATTCACCAGATCTTTGGCGGTTACCTGCGGTCCCGTG tgaAGTGCTCGGTGTGCAAGGGCGTCTCGGACACCTATGATCCTTACCTGGACCTGACACTGGAGATTGGG CAAGCCGCAAACATAGTGCGGGCGCTGGAGCTGTTTGTGAAGCCAGACATGCTGGGGGGTGAGAACGCCTACATGTGTGCCAA ATGCAAGAAGAAAGTGTCGGCCAGCAAACGCTTCACCATTCACCGAGCCTCCAATGTTCTCACGCTCTCACTGAAGCGCTTTGCTGACTTCGGTGGAGGCAAAATCACAAAG GACGTGGGGTACCCTGAGTTCTTGAACGTCCGCCCTTACATGTCTCAGAACAAGGGGGATCCTGTCATGTACGAACTCTATGCAGTGCTGGTGCACTCTGGCTACAGCTGCCACGCAGGGCATTATTACTGCTATGTGAAG GCCAGTAATGGGCAGTGGTATCAAATGAACGATGATGTGGTCCGCTGCAGCAATATCAAAGTGGTCCTCAACCAGCAGGCCTACGTGCTGTTCTACCTGAG AATCCCCAGCCCCAGGAAAAGGTCAGAGGGGACCATTGccagagctgcctcctgcctgtcTGGCCGCACTCGCAGCATCGTCTCTGATCAGGTCAAGAAAACTGTGAACTTCAGGTCCCTGTCTTCACCGCCAATGGGCCGG AGACCAGACATGCTGCCGGGGAAGAAGCTGCTGGGGAAGAAGCTGCCAGAGCCAGAGGAGGTCGGAGTCCCTGTGGCCCGCAGCACGGTCGGGACAGGGCCGAAGCTGTCGAATGGAACCACTCCACCGAAACTGCCTGCTGGGTTCCCATCACCCAAACTGCCTCTCAGAGCCACCCACTCGGCCACAGCACTGCCCAAGGAGGCAGCCCGGAAGCCCAAGAAGCCACTCTCCTTTCCACAGCTGCCTCCTGTGCCCAGAGCAGGTCAGGGCTTCTGCAACACCAGCAATGCAAGTGGGGCCAAagcagggctgtcccagcagAGATCCTGGGAGAGCAAGCAGCCACCTACCTCAtccaagctgctgctggagcccaCCTCCAGCCAGGAGCCTGGGGGCAGTGAGGAGAACACCAGGACCCTGGAGAAGGACTCCTGTGGCAGCAGTGCTGACAGCCCAGTGCATGGCACACCGGGAAAGCTGGCCAAAGCGTCCCAGAAGGCCgagagcaaaaccagcagcttctgtaCCTCTCAGGAAACGGACTGTGGCACGGACCTCCTTGCTGGCCCTGGCACCGAGCTGGCTGCCTCCAAAGACTCCAAGTTGGCAAAACCTAAATCCTCCCTGTTGGCCAACGCTGCTCTGGAGCCAGGCAGCACTGTGTCACCGCCACCAGCCAAGAAGCTGGCACTCTCTGCCAAAAAG GGCAGCACCCCGCGGAAGGCGAGCGGAAGTGACCGCCACACACAACCTCACCCACAATTTGCTGACCGCACCTGCCCCACGAACACCACCCACTCTGAGTCCACTCCCCAGCCTTTCGGCAAGTCAAG GCTGTCCTCATCTGCTCTCAAAATGCCAAATCCTGAAAAGCCTACCTTCAGCTTCATCCTCATCTCAGCCCCTTGgctcccagcctcccccctgACCAACGGTTCCACTGCCCACCCTTCACACTACCTTCCTTCatgcagcagggagaagggcaCCCCCGGTTCCtccaaaaagaagcagcaaaagcagcatcGTGGAGCAGTTGGCAGCTCTCGTGCTCTAGCTGTGAAGGACAAGGATGAAGTCTCCAACCCCCCCACGAAGGAGAAGAAACTCATTCAGGAGGGCTTGGTGTCCCTCGTGGGGAAGGAGGCGGCAGGCAAGGGTCCCAGCAGTGGCCAGGAGGGGCTGGGCTCTCGGAACCTGGAGAGCTGGCCCAAGCCACAGGTGTCAGACCCCAGTGCTTCCCTGGACAAGGAATCCGTCTACCTCttcaagaagaagaagaaaaagaagaagaggaggagaatggaggagacagaagagcactGCCCTGGGATGCTGTCCTCGGACAG ctctAGGAGGGCTGAGATGGAGCCCTCGAGGAAAAAGCAGCGGTGGAGTGTGGAGGCTGGTGCTGGAAAGAGCGAGCACCGCAAGCGCAAGCGGAGGGAAAGCCTCAGCAGCCCAGCCTTGGAGCAGCCAGCTGCCAACGGTGTCTATGCCACAAACGGCACCCCAG TGGCAGCGTCCAGCCAGGCTGGAGATGGGTACAGGTGTTGCCTGGCTGCCCCGAGCCCTGAGACCTGCCATGGGATTGGCATAGCACCTGGGAGCCAGAAGGAGTCCAGCGTGGTGGAGGAGCTGCTTGGGCACTCCTTGGACAAGGCTTATGGCAAACAAG TCTTGACCTGGGAAGGCAAGATCTCAGCTGTCAGCCAGGATGCCATTCAAGATGTAGCGTGGGCCCGGAGCGAGACTGTCATCGATGAGTGGGACGAGGATTTTGACAGAGGGAAG GTAAAGAAGATTAAACTGAAGCAGGAACGGAGGAGACGCTTCATTTCCTTCCAAGAGCTGCAGAGCAAGCGCAACTTCTGGTCCGTGACTCACCCTGCCAAGGTGGCCGGCCTGAGCCACCGGCTCTGA